The following are from one region of the Serinus canaria isolate serCan28SL12 chromosome 8, serCan2020, whole genome shotgun sequence genome:
- the S1PR1 gene encoding sphingosine 1-phosphate receptor 1: MNSGTTAPQKVTSNPTNTDVNYVIKEHYNYTGKLNESVDTGIKVTSVVFIIICCFIILENIFVLLTIWKTKKFHRPMYYFIGNLALSDLLAGVAYTANLLLSGHKTYSLTPNQWFVREGSMFVALSASVFSLLAIAIERYITMLKMKLHNGSNSFRSFLLISACWVISAILGGLPIMGWNCKNLLSNCSTVLPLYHKHYILFCTTVFTGLLLSIVVLYCRIYSMVRTRSRRLTFRKNITKATRSSEKSLALLKTVIIVLSVFIACWAPLFILLLLDVGCKVKACPILYKAEYFLVLAVLNSATNPIIYTLTNKEMRRAFIKILCCCTCPPADSGTKFKRPIIGGMEFSRSKSDNSSHPQKEDGDHPETIMSSGNVTSSS; the protein is encoded by the coding sequence ATGAACTCCGGCACCACTGCCCCGCAGAAGGTCACCAGCAACCCCACCAACACTGATGTCAACTATGTCATCAAAGAGCATTATAATTACACGGGAAAGCTAAATGAGAGTGTGGACACTGGAATTAAAGTGACGTCGGTGGTTTTTATCATCATTTGCTGCTTTATAAtcttagaaaacatttttgtctTGCTTACCATCTGGAAAACCAAGAAGTTTCACAGACCCATGTACTATTTCATTGGGAACTTGGCTCTTTCAGACTTGCTGGCTGGTGTGGCTTACACTGCCAACCTCCTGTTATCTGGACACAAAACCTACAGCCTGACCCCCAACCAGTGGTTTGTAAGAGAAGGCAGCATGTTTGTTGCCTTGTCAGCTTCTGTGTTCAGCTTGTTAGCCATTGCCATTGAGAGATACATCACCATGCTGAAGATGAAACTCCACAATGGCAGCAACAGCTTCCGCTCCTTCTTGCTGATCAGTGCATGCTGGGTCATCTCTGCGATCCTTGGGGGGCTCCCGATCATGGGCTGGAACTGCAAGAACCTCTTGTCCAACTGCTCCACCGTGCTGCCTCTCTACCACAAGCACTATATTCTCTTTTGCACAACTGTATTCACTGGCCTTTTGTTATCTATTGTGGTCCTCTACTGCAGGATCTACTCCATGGTGAGGACTAGGAGCCGCAGGCTGACATTTCGGAAAAACATTACCAAAGCTACCAGGAGCTCAGAGAAGTCACTAGCCTTGCTCAAGACAGTGATCATAGTCCTGAGTGTCTTCATTGcctgctgggctcctctctTCATCCTCCTTTTACTGGATGTGGGGTGCAAAGTGAAGGCCTGCCCAATCCTCTATAAAGCAGAGTATTTCTTAGTACTGGCCGTGCTCAATTCAGCCACGAACCCTATCATCTACACCTTGACAAACAAAGAGATGCGGAGGGCTTTCATCAagattttgtgctgctgcacatgTCCCCCAGCAGATTCTGGGACCAAATTCAAACGGCCGATCATTGGGGGCATGGAGTTCAGCCGGAGTAAGTCTGACAACTCCTCACACCCACAGAAGGAGGACGGTGACCATCCTGAAACCATCATGTCTTCGGGCAATGTTACCTCATCTTCTTAG